A single genomic interval of Pelagerythrobacter marensis harbors:
- a CDS encoding PaaI family thioesterase — protein MTREPAISALERELPAYARSLGIAIDAMEDGSPVLVIPFGEIVEGRPTVFHGGATSGLLENAGYAALRAQLAREGREHRLKPINVTVQFLSAAKSKPTYARGRVLRLGRRNAHIEVEAWQDDRSRPVATAVMNVLMAGTGDAGTEA, from the coding sequence ATGACCCGCGAGCCCGCGATCTCCGCGCTGGAGCGCGAGCTTCCCGCCTATGCTCGCTCGCTGGGTATCGCGATCGATGCGATGGAAGACGGCAGCCCGGTTCTCGTCATCCCCTTCGGCGAGATCGTCGAGGGCCGTCCCACCGTATTTCACGGCGGAGCGACCAGCGGATTGCTGGAAAACGCCGGCTATGCCGCCTTGCGGGCGCAACTTGCCCGCGAAGGGCGCGAACACCGGCTGAAGCCGATCAACGTCACCGTGCAGTTTCTCAGCGCTGCCAAGAGCAAGCCGACTTATGCGCGCGGCCGGGTGCTGCGTCTGGGCCGGCGGAATGCCCATATCGAGGTCGAGGCCTGGCAGGACGACCGATCGCGCCCGGTCGCGACCGCCGTGATGAACGTCCTGATGGCCGGCACCGGGGACGCCGGAACCGAAGCCTAG
- the sdhA gene encoding succinate dehydrogenase flavoprotein subunit, which yields MSNPAPETASNASTGPAYAIVDHTYDVVVVGAGGSGLRATMGAAEAGLKTACITKVFPTRSHTVAAQGGIAASLGNNTPDHWSWHMYDTVKGSDWLGDQDAIEYMVREAPQAVYELEHAGVPFSRNDNGTIYQRPFGGHMQNMGEGPPVQRTCAAADRTGHAMLHALYQQSLKYDADFFIEYFALDLIMESDSSGVPQCRGVIAMCLDDGTIHRFRAKAVVLATGGYGRCYYTATSAHTCTGDGGGMVLRAGLPLQDMEFVQFHPTGIYGAGVLITEGARGEGGYLTNSEGERFMERYAPSAKDLASRDVVSRSMALEMREGRGVGPEKDHIFLHLDHIDPKVLAERLPGITESGKIFAGVDLTRQPLPVTPTVHYNMGGIPCNYHGEVVTIGPDGDPETVVPGLFAVGEAACVSVHGANRLGSNSLIDLVVFGRATGHRLKELIEPGTSHDELPKDSADLALTRLDHFRHASGGSPTAQIRAEMQKTMQKHAAVFRDSKLLSEGVELLKQVNKRMEDIHVSDRSLIWNSDLVETLELDNLMAQANVTIASAENRKESRGAHAHEDYPDRDDANWMKHTVAWFDGWGGNGGAVKIDYRPVHEYTLTDDIAYIEPKKRVY from the coding sequence ATGTCCAATCCGGCACCCGAAACCGCCAGCAACGCCTCCACCGGCCCCGCCTATGCGATCGTCGATCACACCTACGATGTGGTCGTCGTGGGCGCGGGCGGCTCCGGCCTGCGTGCGACGATGGGCGCGGCCGAGGCGGGCCTGAAAACGGCCTGCATCACCAAGGTTTTCCCGACCCGTTCGCACACCGTCGCGGCGCAGGGCGGGATCGCCGCCAGCCTGGGCAACAACACGCCCGATCACTGGTCGTGGCACATGTACGATACCGTCAAGGGCTCCGACTGGCTCGGCGACCAGGACGCGATCGAATACATGGTGCGCGAGGCGCCGCAGGCGGTCTACGAGCTGGAACACGCCGGCGTGCCGTTTTCGCGCAACGACAACGGCACGATCTACCAGCGGCCGTTCGGCGGGCACATGCAGAACATGGGTGAAGGCCCGCCGGTCCAGCGCACTTGCGCAGCGGCCGACCGGACCGGCCATGCCATGCTTCACGCGCTTTACCAGCAAAGCCTGAAGTACGACGCGGATTTCTTCATCGAATACTTCGCGCTCGACCTGATCATGGAAAGCGATTCCAGTGGCGTGCCCCAGTGCCGCGGCGTGATCGCCATGTGTCTCGATGACGGGACGATCCATCGCTTCCGTGCCAAGGCGGTCGTGCTCGCGACCGGCGGCTACGGCCGGTGCTATTACACGGCGACCAGCGCCCACACCTGCACCGGCGATGGCGGCGGCATGGTGCTGCGCGCCGGCCTGCCGCTGCAGGACATGGAATTCGTCCAGTTCCACCCGACCGGCATTTACGGCGCGGGCGTGCTCATCACCGAGGGCGCGCGGGGCGAGGGCGGTTACCTGACCAATTCGGAAGGCGAGCGCTTCATGGAGCGTTACGCGCCGAGCGCGAAGGACCTCGCCAGCCGCGACGTCGTCAGCCGTTCGATGGCGCTGGAGATGCGCGAAGGGCGCGGTGTCGGGCCGGAGAAGGATCATATCTTCCTCCACCTCGATCACATCGATCCCAAGGTCCTGGCCGAGCGGTTGCCGGGCATTACCGAAAGCGGCAAGATCTTCGCCGGCGTCGACCTGACGCGCCAGCCGCTGCCAGTGACGCCGACCGTGCACTACAACATGGGCGGCATTCCCTGTAACTATCACGGCGAAGTGGTGACCATCGGGCCGGACGGCGACCCGGAAACCGTGGTGCCGGGCCTGTTTGCTGTCGGCGAGGCGGCCTGCGTTTCGGTCCACGGGGCGAACCGCCTCGGTTCCAACTCGCTGATCGACCTCGTGGTCTTCGGCCGGGCGACCGGCCACCGGCTGAAGGAACTCATTGAGCCGGGCACGAGCCACGACGAACTGCCCAAGGACAGCGCCGATCTCGCGCTCACCCGGCTCGACCATTTCCGCCACGCCAGCGGCGGCTCGCCCACCGCGCAAATCCGCGCGGAAATGCAGAAGACCATGCAGAAGCACGCCGCCGTGTTCCGCGACAGCAAGCTGCTGTCGGAAGGGGTCGAGCTGCTGAAGCAGGTGAACAAGCGGATGGAGGACATCCATGTCTCCGACCGCTCGCTGATCTGGAACAGCGACCTGGTCGAGACGCTCGAGCTCGACAACCTGATGGCCCAGGCCAATGTGACAATCGCATCGGCCGAAAACCGCAAGGAAAGTCGCGGCGCCCACGCGCACGAGGATTACCCCGATCGCGACGATGCGAACTGGATGAAGCACACCGTCGCCTGGTTCGACGGGTGGGGCGGCAATGGTGGCGCGGTGAAGATCGACTATCGTCCGGTCCACGAATATACGCTCACCGACGATATTGCGTATATCGAACCGAAGAAGCGGGTGTATTGA
- a CDS encoding glycoside hydrolase, with product MAGKAVALAVACSIAALPLAGCTAGGQAPPAHLGLDPFYVRYRDAGGIAVVSSARVESEALAKASRMIDDMLAHRPDLRAVLSQRGYRVAIMAESEAITDLPENAHWTKPAKDDPRLTRCERKHYEERIGRLSDREYWNARARGIGGRFTVAAEEDVLGRPTSRYYGETILVHEFAHNVLDAIQAADPALYGQIEQAYAAALDEGLWKDEYASTTVQEYWAEGTQFWFNSNRLAVFDGRRILNHADLAAYDPRLAAALAQAYGKRHRLAADPFYRHPARVPPGPIPENTAEVC from the coding sequence ATGGCCGGAAAGGCTGTCGCTCTGGCGGTCGCCTGTTCGATCGCCGCGCTCCCGCTCGCGGGCTGCACGGCCGGGGGACAGGCGCCACCGGCGCACCTGGGGCTCGATCCGTTCTATGTCCGGTATCGCGATGCCGGTGGGATCGCGGTCGTCTCCTCCGCACGGGTGGAGAGCGAAGCCCTGGCGAAGGCGTCGCGGATGATCGACGATATGCTCGCCCACCGCCCCGACCTGCGCGCCGTGCTGTCGCAGCGCGGTTACCGCGTCGCCATCATGGCGGAGAGCGAAGCGATTACCGACCTTCCCGAAAACGCGCACTGGACGAAGCCGGCAAAGGACGATCCACGCCTCACGCGCTGCGAACGCAAGCATTACGAGGAACGGATCGGGCGGTTGTCGGACCGCGAATACTGGAACGCCCGGGCGCGGGGAATCGGGGGCAGGTTCACCGTCGCGGCGGAGGAGGACGTGCTGGGCAGGCCGACCAGCCGCTATTACGGCGAGACCATTCTGGTCCACGAATTCGCCCACAACGTGCTCGACGCGATCCAGGCGGCCGATCCCGCGCTCTATGGCCAAATCGAGCAGGCCTATGCCGCGGCGCTCGACGAAGGGCTGTGGAAGGACGAATACGCCAGCACCACGGTGCAGGAATACTGGGCCGAAGGCACGCAGTTCTGGTTCAATTCCAATCGCCTCGCCGTGTTCGACGGGCGGCGGATTTTGAACCATGCGGATCTGGCGGCATACGATCCGCGCCTGGCCGCGGCGCTCGCCCAGGCCTATGGCAAGCGGCACCGTCTCGCCGCCGATCCGTTTTACCGCCATCCGGCCCGCGTGCCGCCCGGGCCGATCCCGGAGAACACTGCGGAAGTGTGCTAG
- the sdhD gene encoding succinate dehydrogenase, hydrophobic membrane anchor protein, translating into MGNGTSIGRVRGLGSAHEGVHHWLLQRFTAVGNLILVLWLAGSIVLLPDLSYATVSGYLSAPIPALAMALLIVSTFWHARLGLQVMIEDYVHTPGNKFAAIVLLNLAVVAGAGFGILCVARLALGGAV; encoded by the coding sequence ATGGGTAATGGAACCTCGATCGGCCGGGTGCGCGGCCTCGGATCGGCGCACGAAGGCGTGCACCACTGGTTGCTGCAACGCTTCACCGCGGTCGGCAATCTCATCCTGGTCCTGTGGCTGGCCGGCTCGATCGTGCTGCTGCCCGACCTCTCGTATGCGACTGTCAGCGGCTATCTTTCCGCGCCGATCCCGGCGCTCGCGATGGCGCTGCTGATCGTCAGCACGTTCTGGCATGCGCGGCTGGGGCTGCAGGTGATGATCGAGGATTACGTCCACACCCCGGGCAACAAGTTCGCCGCCATCGTGCTGCTCAATCTGGCGGTGGTTGCGGGGGCCGGCTTCGGGATCCTTTGCGTCGCCCGCCTCGCGCTGGGAGGAGCCGTCTGA
- a CDS encoding amidohydrolase family protein: MKRLLFPIIALLLGAGPALGQDEVFDSHVHLHAGAESLDAYHAQNAADGVEATGFAAMWFGGPNQARAGDVAAMRAAHDATLELASANPRMLPIATVHPYDGDAALAELDRVAGLGFKVLKIHPHTQRFDLADPRVGTLVERAGARGMVVLIDNAGIVPNDTVHLFNLALAHPGTRFIFAHMGGLDFRAWNILPLARTADGLLADNIYFDISGTVLLAADSPLEEEFVWTMRNVGIDRLLLGSDFPQLSLARTLAALDALDLGEEEAAKIRYGNARRLFGLD; the protein is encoded by the coding sequence ATGAAGCGTCTTCTTTTCCCGATAATCGCGCTGCTTCTGGGCGCCGGTCCGGCCCTGGGCCAGGACGAGGTGTTCGATTCCCACGTGCATCTGCATGCCGGGGCGGAATCGCTCGACGCCTACCACGCGCAGAATGCGGCCGACGGGGTGGAAGCGACCGGATTCGCCGCGATGTGGTTCGGGGGGCCGAACCAGGCGCGCGCCGGCGATGTCGCGGCAATGCGTGCAGCTCACGATGCCACGCTCGAACTGGCGTCAGCCAATCCGCGGATGCTGCCCATCGCGACCGTCCATCCCTATGATGGGGACGCCGCGCTGGCCGAACTCGACCGCGTGGCGGGTTTGGGCTTCAAGGTGCTGAAAATCCATCCCCATACACAGCGTTTCGACCTTGCCGATCCGCGCGTGGGAACACTGGTCGAAAGGGCCGGCGCACGCGGGATGGTTGTCCTGATCGACAATGCCGGGATCGTGCCGAACGACACCGTCCACCTGTTCAATCTCGCGCTCGCCCATCCCGGCACGCGCTTCATCTTTGCGCATATGGGCGGGCTGGATTTCCGTGCGTGGAACATTCTTCCCCTTGCGCGCACTGCGGACGGATTGCTGGCGGACAACATCTATTTCGATATTTCGGGCACTGTCCTGCTCGCTGCGGATTCTCCGCTGGAGGAGGAATTCGTCTGGACGATGCGCAATGTGGGGATCGATCGGCTCCTGCTCGGTTCCGATTTCCCGCAGCTCTCGCTTGCGCGCACGCTGGCGGCGCTCGACGCGCTCGATCTTGGCGAGGAGGAAGCGGCGAAGATCCGTTACGGCAACGCCCGGCGCCTGTTCGGGCTGGACTAG
- the sdhC gene encoding succinate dehydrogenase, cytochrome b556 subunit, with translation MAERPLSPHLSIWKWGPHMLVSILHRITGDGMALVGLGVLLWWLGALASGPAAYETFAGIATAWYGYVVLVGLSWAFFNHMTSGLRHFVLDIGAGYELDTNKAWSTASPIIGIALTAAFWAAILYL, from the coding sequence ATGGCCGAAAGACCGCTTTCTCCGCACCTGAGCATCTGGAAATGGGGCCCGCACATGCTGGTCTCGATCCTCCATCGCATCACCGGCGACGGCATGGCCCTGGTCGGCCTGGGTGTGCTGCTGTGGTGGCTCGGCGCCCTGGCGAGCGGCCCGGCGGCTTACGAAACCTTCGCCGGCATTGCCACGGCCTGGTACGGCTACGTCGTGCTCGTCGGCCTGTCCTGGGCATTCTTCAACCACATGACCTCGGGCCTGCGCCATTTCGTGCTCGATATCGGCGCCGGATACGAACTCGACACCAACAAGGCATGGTCCACCGCCTCGCCGATCATCGGCATCGCGCTGACGGCGGCGTTCTGGGCCGCGATACTCTATCTCTGA
- a CDS encoding PaaI family thioesterase has protein sequence MPARRPRAGAMADDLPPFDPATAAPFMLGRAHPGWLGLRYVAHGADWVELALPWREDLVGETDSGVLATGPIVSLMDMAASMSIWTATRAFRAIATLDLRVDYMRPARSGTAVNGRVECYRVTRSAAFVRGIAHDGDPDDPVAHVAGVFMFIPWRSR, from the coding sequence ATGCCTGCCCGCCGCCCTAGAGCCGGGGCGATGGCCGACGACCTGCCACCGTTCGATCCCGCCACGGCCGCGCCGTTCATGCTTGGCCGCGCCCATCCCGGCTGGCTGGGCCTGCGCTATGTCGCCCATGGCGCGGACTGGGTGGAGCTGGCTCTGCCCTGGCGCGAGGATCTGGTGGGCGAAACCGACAGCGGCGTCCTCGCCACCGGGCCGATCGTCAGCCTGATGGACATGGCCGCCAGCATGTCGATCTGGACGGCCACCAGGGCATTCCGCGCTATCGCCACGCTCGACCTCAGGGTCGATTACATGCGGCCCGCGCGCTCCGGCACGGCGGTGAACGGGCGCGTCGAATGCTATCGCGTCACCCGGTCCGCCGCTTTCGTCCGCGGGATTGCCCACGATGGGGACCCCGACGATCCGGTGGCCCATGTGGCGGGCGTGTTCATGTTCATTCCCTGGAGGAGCCGATGA
- a CDS encoding SDR family oxidoreductase: MPTVLVTGSSRGIGAAIRELLETRNVRVIGHGSTDHDEQTIGADLSQPTAPQMLWEEALSRAGGNIDVLVNNAGLFDANPVDGSDIEWLDAWEDTLRINLTSAAQLSRFAVRHWLERGVPGRIVHIASRAGHRGDSPAHWHYAAAKGGMLALHKTIARAYAGQGLCSFAIAPGFTDTAMGEGYLASRGGPGLLADIPLGRVAEPEEIARIAVFCALDAPESMTGATIDANGASYVR; encoded by the coding sequence ATGCCCACTGTCCTCGTCACCGGCTCCAGCCGCGGCATCGGCGCCGCGATCCGCGAACTGCTCGAAACGCGCAACGTCCGCGTGATCGGCCACGGCAGCACCGATCACGACGAACAGACGATCGGCGCCGACCTGTCGCAGCCGACCGCTCCGCAGATGCTGTGGGAAGAGGCGCTGTCGCGCGCCGGCGGGAACATCGACGTGCTGGTCAACAATGCCGGGCTGTTCGATGCCAATCCGGTCGATGGATCGGACATCGAATGGCTCGATGCGTGGGAGGATACGCTGCGCATCAACCTGACCTCGGCCGCGCAGCTTTCGCGCTTTGCGGTGCGGCACTGGCTGGAACGCGGCGTGCCGGGGCGTATCGTCCACATCGCCAGCCGCGCCGGGCACCGCGGCGATTCGCCGGCACACTGGCATTACGCCGCAGCGAAGGGCGGCATGCTGGCCCTGCACAAGACGATCGCGCGCGCTTATGCCGGTCAGGGCCTGTGCAGCTTTGCCATCGCACCGGGCTTCACCGACACCGCAATGGGCGAGGGCTACCTCGCCAGCCGCGGCGGGCCGGGTCTGCTGGCCGACATTCCCCTGGGCCGCGTGGCGGAGCCGGAGGAGATCGCCCGGATCGCCGTATTCTGCGCGCTCGATGCGCCCGAAAGCATGACCGGGGCGACGATCGATGCGAACGGGGCCAGCTATGTCCGATAG